From a region of the Nocardioides ginsengisegetis genome:
- a CDS encoding urease subunit gamma has protein sequence MTPRGDHLELFLAAEPGRGRLARGMLPNAPVATALVAHAVVGAARDGVRHAEAVTVPQSMLGRRS, from the coding sequence CTGACGCCTAGAGGGGACCACCTCGAGCTGTTCCTCGCTGCCGAGCCCGGCCGAGGGCGACTCGCCCGCGGCATGCTGCCGAACGCTCCTGTGGCGACAGCGCTGGTCGCCCACGCAGTCGTCGGGGCCGCCAGGGACGGGGTCCGCCACGCGGAGGCGGTGACGGTCCCCCAGAGCATGCTGGGCAGGCGTTCTTGA